GCATGATTACTCTTGCGCTTTCTGATAatatgtgtaagtttatttctataattaatatatacatttttatttttatggttaggtttatttatgtatcttttatataccgtattttccggactataaggcgcaccggactataaggcgcaccttcaatgaatggcccattttaaaacttaatccttatataaggcgcaccggactataaggcgcaccattaatgcatcatgtcagatccatccatccatcttcttccgcttatccggggtcgggtcgcgggggcagcagcttcaggagggactcccagacttccctctccccacccacttcatctagctcatcccgggggatcccaaggcgttcccaggccagctgagagacatagtctctccagcgcgtcctgggtcgtccccggggtctcctaccggtgggacatgcccggaacacctccccagggaggcgtccaagaggcatcctgatgagatgcccgagccacctcatctggctcctctcaatgtggaggagcagcgactctactccgagtctctcccggatgaccaaacttctcacatatctctaagggagagcccggacatcctgcggggAAAACTCATTTCGTCCGCTTGTATCATCATGTCAGATATTTAAtcgaaatcaaatcattctccattttatcttttttagttcaacttcagatgcaacaaatgactttataatcacaaaataatgatccatagtgtttttgattcatgattcatagtcttcagcaggccacttatgcttgatttcatgacacaatgcttcgggccagtttgaatttgggaatttagtccatatataaggcgcactggactataaggcgcactgtcggcttttgagaagattttaggtttttaggtgcgccttttagtccggaaaatacggtagtttatttttatgcttaatagactttaatatgcccttagtgatccatggattttgagtaCCTAGTTGTATTACTTATGATATATTCTCAGGAATGGTCCTTTGAATAGAGTCGGATATTTCtttggttagagtttcaaatgcagCATCAACATTACTACAATCATATATTCCATACCATGTCTCGGTCTGCAGGTCCTCACCTAAACCTAAACCTTTCCTTCTGCCCATCCATTATTTAATTTAtcgttccatccatccaacctcagCAGCGGCGGCGTGGCGGGTAGTCACACTCAACTTTCCCTGGGGGAGGACGGAGAGGGAAGAGTGACTGGTGAGAGGAGAGGGAGGAAGCTGGGtgggaaggaagaggaggaggaagacgagaaCGGGGAGCCCTGGGGAGGAACGTTTCCTTCTTCGTCTTCTCTCATGGATCTTCCCAGGTGACAACTTCAGCATCAGTCATCTCAGCCGTGTTGAAGCAAGTTTAATCAAGCTttgcaacgttttttttttcactttcaactTAATCAATCATATACGTTTGGCATCAAACGGCTTTCTGTCTCTATTGTGGTCACTTCTGACCTTTTAAAAGCCATGAAAAGGAATtttaaatacagtggagccttggTTTTCGACCaaaatccgttccagaaggctgttcgagaagtgaatcgttcgaattccgaatcatgttttcccattacaaataaggggtaaaattaatccgttccaagcacaaaaaaaaaaagccttttttaagcatttcttcatttgcgcatttttgtccgatcgcgcaactgcagcgcaccgccgaacgcgcaaccgtagcgcgtcgccgaccgcgcaactgaaccccgctggtcgcattattgtgacagagccatcgctgaaattttgaaaatatttttgaagtcctgatgaactttccaaaatttaagtggacctcagtgcgcagggagcttaatttggtccaatcgcgcaaccgcagcgcgccaggtgctcactgtcacattgcattaggagcgtctttgtgatttaggatggctttactgctcccacttgcttcatTTGGatgcatgattagagttgatgcaatcctcagagtaacgtgaatgtaataacgaacggagttagttggcatgcgggtcctctcggctcatctcgcgagattcgacaaccgaatttcgtccgacatccgaagcaaaaaaatcgcgAATTTTTTGGTCGAATACCGAAGCTCCGATGTACCTTCTTATTTCCCCGTTTGAGTCCCCAAAATAGAAGTCACGTGGACCTTATTCAAAGCCCAACACTTGCAAATTTgtcttgtgtctgtgtgtgtgtgtgtgcgtgtgcgtgcgcgtgtgtgcgtgtccgtgtgtgtgtgtgtgcgtgtgcgtctgtgtgtgtgcgcgcgctcgcgtgagcgagcgagcgtgtgtTTTCTACCAGTTTACATTTGGTAACACTTGAGGGGGTTTTGGGTTTGGATTCAACCAAGGACAGATGCGCTGACTGACTGTAGAAAAGCATTCCATTTGAATTGAAGAGGATGCGGTGAAAGCACCCTCTGCTGGCTGCACCATGCAGCTGCAAATAAACTGCAATTAGCAGAGTTGAAAACCACAAATGATGGCTACAGATGATGTTGGTTAAAAACTGCAGGAGTTAGTGTTAAGGCTTTGACAATATTTGTCAGTTTTAGGTCCAGCACCCCGGATATCCTCAAAGACAACCAAGACAACCCTGCAGGAGGTTGCGAGGAGGCCGAGGACGGGCAGCCCAATGGGGTCAGCCGGGAATGCAAAGTTTGTCGAGCTATTCTTTGTTGGACTAACATCTTGGCACAACTCGAGTTTGCGTTTTGGCCATAATTCCAAGCGGGTGTCATCATAATCATTGCCTCCTGTCAACTGAAGGAAACGGGACTTTTGACTGCCTCGCTCCCTAAATGGCAGGACATAGGGGAGTTCCCCGCACCCCCGGTTGCCTCGGCAGCTGCGGAGCCCAGCGGCGGAGAGCAGCGGGCGCAGGCCCTGCAACTAGGAACGCTGCTGAAGGAGCTGGAGAGAAGCCTGCGCCCACTGCGGAGCTGCGAGAGCCCGCTGAGGCTCTTGAAGCAGCAGATAGAACACCTCAACACCATTCTGAGGGTGAGATGATCACTGGAGCTCAAAGTGCTGAACCTGGCTCTGACCAAAAAATTGACACCCGCTCTAAAAACGTTGGCGGCAGAGTACCTCAGATGGCAAACGTGCCGTGGCACTGTGATGCCACCAGGTGGTGTTACAGCACTGCCTTTGGCCAAAGTTTATCAACTGCCCTTTCGATAGTTAGTTAATCGGCaagaagatgccacaagatatAGACAAATCAGCGCTTGTTTCCAGTGTACACGAAGCtcccaacaaaacaaaaaagtcaaccacagggatgagaatcttccgcggatttccgtgtttttttccgtcgtattcattttcgtgaatcgtgtagatcCGTTTAGAAATTAGtttttatatgggggagggggaGCGGCTTGCAGCAGTATTGCGACAACAGccgccttattttcggcagcattttggcgctactttcaTCACGTCATTTGCCTACTCATTTGCCTAATAAGCAAAAGTTTAagccagcatggcgaaagttTTAGAGAAAAAGACGAGAATCGTGCCAGGGAAAATAGACAAGTCGAACGAGATCAGAAACTGCTTCAGATGGACATGGCTCGAGAACGgcgtcatcttacaactcggaacacatTCCGTAACCACCTGCCTGACGGATCATATCCGTAAATTAGATGTCCCGGTTTTGTGCATGTACAAGCATGTGGGTAACATGATATTACATCTAAGTTAATGTTTGGCTATTGTGATGATATCGTTAAAGAATAAATCTTcaatgatagatagatatatagaGAGATAGATGTTGCAAAAAATTAACGGTTTTcatcaaaaggaaaaaatcCAGAATTGATTGTGCCATTTTGATGTATTATATTCACCTTGGTATCCCACcaagcaggaatatttttttcaacaaaactgttgaaattgagtgatgaaattaatggttttggggttgctatactgccaaaatccaggagtttcCAGGGAGCTTTGCCCCCTGAGCTCCCTCCGGGGCGTTGCCCCTGGCACCCTGCGGCCCCCAATGGGGGCCTGTGGCTCCTGGTCCCCTGCGGCCCCCAATGTGGGCCTGTGGCCCCTGGCCCACTACGGCTCCCAATGGGCGGGTCTGCGTCCCCTGGCCTCCTGCGGCCCCCGGCTActtctcagtgttttttttttcatttgccgttctcatccCTGCAACCAGTGTGAACGTACGCTTTGAACTCCCTCAGAACGACTTGTCCCTCATCAGACCGTCGTCATGGGACGACACCTTGGCCGTGGAGGAGGTTCTCTGCAGCTTTGACTTCCTGTCACATGACGACGACTCTTCCTGTTCCAGCGGGTGAGAAGAGTTGATGCGCGCGAGTGTGTAAGTgggtgcgtgtatgtgtgtgtgtgtgtgtgtgtgtgtgtgtgtgtgtgtgcgtatgtgcgtgtgtgtgtgtgtgtaagaagtAAGCATGGATGGGTCATTGATGTGTGTCAGTAGGCAAGTCCTGGAGGTAAGTGCTCGTGTATCTTTGGGGTGGGTCCTTGACTTGTCAGCATACGTGTCATGTCCACAGCATGTCTTGTCCAAGGAGCCCCCTCCCGCAAGACCACCGATGGGGTTGTGAGAAGGAGCCGCCGGTGGCCCAGCTGACTTGTGGCCACTGGGGTCTTGACCAGGCTCTGGAGACACACCTAGACACCTGTTGTATCCTACTGGAGGTACTGAGGCTTTCCTGTCGATGTTCCAGGATGTTCCTTTGAGGTTCTCGTGGTTCTCCTCAGATGCTGCAGAGGATCAACTTCAGTTTGACTTGTGTGGATCTCCTTGAGGATGTTTCTCAACAAGCAGACGTCCTGAACAGAATCGGCTGCTTGCTGTTGGAGGACAAGAACGGCATATCCACTGAAGACCGTCAGTATCACTAACCTTTTAACTAGCTAGCTGGCTTGCTAACAAACTGATGGCTTCTGATAGCTTGTTTGTACAACTTGCTTGCTTGCTGGTCAGTCAGTCGCTCGGTCGGTGGTTCAGAAGTGAAAGCTTTCTTATCCGCTGTTGTGGTGTCCAGTGCTTCCGGAGGATCAGAGGAGTCGAGATGTTTTGCTGTTGTGGGCTGAATGTGTGCGAGACTCCGATTCTTCTTCTCCATTCTGCTGCCACTCAGACAACTTTGTCAACGCACTCAGAAAACAATACTCGGACAAAATTAAACCCAACGCAGAAGCCAAGCAGCCTGGGCTCTCCGAAAGAGGTCAGAACaaggaattgtgtgtgaagtTAAGGAAACTCGTGCCTTTGATACGAGTGAGTTGTCTTGACGTGGGTTAACGTCTTAGTGACGCGTATGTAAATATGACTCTCTGATGTGTTCACATCAATTAGcgtgttttttgtttcttttttgcgAGTCTGTACATGCTCTTTGATGTAAAGATGTAAGAAGGTGAAAATGCATTTGATacatttaactaccgtttttttccttgtataatgcgcaaaatttagctaatttattgtcctaaaatctggggtgcgcattacaattttttttttaaatttttttttttttttttttttttttttttttaagaaaatgatggtacaacaaaaccaacaacaggactgaccgacaaagacgtggaacaaaaagacagggtgacattaccaaagacaggaacagaaaccaaacagacatcatgacatcatccgacggtgagcgaggggcagataggacttaaatacaaaacacgttacattgattgaggtgacacaggaagggaggggcgacgtgaacagaaactttggcaacctagacacatagcaaaactggggacgagacatgacaaatctccctcgaaataaaacttgaaatcacctttcttcttgtttgttagttaagaccataccaaagactataaaaatgggacccattgcctccctgcgtgtgtgacgatcattgggacttaaaaaaaaataaaaattaaaattaaaaaactgggtgcgtattatacatgggtacaggcttttttccaacatcaacatgccatttttagggtgcgtattatacatgggggcgcattatacacagaaagaAACCATTTGATGTGTAGAAGTCAACATGTGGGTATCCTTTGATGTGTTCATCAGTCCATTGTGTAAAAGTCACTATTTGTCTTTGAGGGCAATAAGTAACCAGAAGTGTGTGTTTGATATGTATTCAGTGTTCCGCACGCTACTGcagcaagtgcaggcagccTGCAGGGTGGCGCTGTGGCCACCACAGCCTCCGAGCACCGCCGACAGAGTGAGCGTGTTCCAGCTGTCGATTTATCTGAGACGGTGTGGCATCGCCACGCTGGGCAAGCACGTCGCCCACCTCGCCAAGGAAGGTGTGTTCCGTTCAGCCGTCACCCACCCCAGGCCAAAAAGTCACAATTTTCGGACGTCATGGCCTTTCAGAATACTTCCTGTCGGCATTGAAGGGTCCCAAGCGGCGGGGCATGCTGACCAGGATGACATCGCGGGGCGTGGCCCGCCTTCTCCCACTGGGCTGCACGCTGCAGGCCATAGCAGCACTCTTGACAGACGCCGACCGCAAAGTGTGCCGGGCGGCTGCCCGCTGCCTGAGACGGGCTTCTGTCTGCGCCACCTTCCGAGCCAGGGTACACCACAAGTCACAAGTCCCGCGTTAGCATGTGGCAGGGCTAACACTCAAAGTGTGTCTGTTCGTAGGCACTTGTTTATTTCACAGAGAGTTTGAGGAGCACTGACGTCGTCATCCAGCTTAACTCTTGTTTGGCGCTCCAATGCTTGGCGGTGAGCGCGCAGCAGCCTCCCATTGCACTGGCTCCCACACattcatttatatttgtttGCGTGTATTTGCAGGCCACGGAGAGTGTGGAGCACATGGTTGAACTTCGCAGGTGTTCCAATGAAGACGTTCAAAATGCCGCCAAGGAAGCGGTCCTCTCATTTGGTAGTTGGTGGCTGATTGGTTCAcagctttctttccttttttttttttttttattgatcccATTTTTTTGACAGGTAAAAAAGGCCACGCAGCCTTCCAGAAGATGGAGCAGCTTGACTTGGAGATGCAGGAGGACTTTTTTCAGAATTTGGAGACTGAGATCACTTTTCTTTAAGAGcaacttttgctgttttttttttttcttcatggccAACATGTGTATAGTGTATATATAAagaaattcccctctcaccctccgcgggtggtctcccactccaagctcgggtcctctaccagaggcctgggagcttgagggttctgcgcagtattttggctgttcctagcactgcactcttctggactgagatgtctgatgttgttcctggaatctgctgtagccactcctccagtttgggggtcactgccccaagtgccccaatgaccacgggcaccaccgaggccttcactttccaggccttctcaagctcttctttgaggccctggtatttctttagcttctcaagttcttttttcctgatgttgccatcgcttggtattgctacatccactacaacggccttcttctgctgtttgtccaccaccacaatgtccggttggttcaccatcttgtcagtctggatctggaagtcccacaggatcttggctcgcccgttctctgccaccttagggggtgcttcccactttgaacttggggcttccagtccatactctgcacagatgttcctgtacactatgccagccacttggttatgacgttccatgtatgctttccctgctagcatcttacaccctgctgttatgtgctggactgtctcaggggcctctttgcacagcctacaccttgggtcttgtctggtgtggtagatcttggcctctattgctctggtgttcagagcctgttcctgtgcagccatgatgagtgcctctgtgctgtccttcagtccagctttttccagccattggtaggctatatatatatatatatatatatatatatatatatatatatatatatatatatatatatatatatatatatatatatatatatatatatatatatatatatatatatatacatataattgtttaaaaaaatatatatatattatatatatatatattaggggtgtaaattgcgggttttgtcacgatacaatatatcaatacaaagaactacgatacgatatttcccgatatcctaaagcctgctgcgattcattcacgatatatcacgatatagtgctctacgatcgatatattttttttaaataaaaaaatatagaacaatatcctgatttataacaatttatacgcaaaatcaacaaggtactgcaaactctttatttaggaaattacaagagtattgtagtatacaaagtgcttattttaacactgaactttgatgtcgtgttctTTCTTTAAAtgcgcggcgagatttgtggtccctgaatatttgatcaccgcatgacaggatttacaaactgcacgtgtcttgtccgttgagccatcttttctttggaatccaaagtgcttccaaacgaatgacttgaagcctaaaggggagcaaatttccccgtctttttggacactagccatagcaccagcccaggagccgcgtac
This genomic interval from Syngnathus typhle isolate RoL2023-S1 ecotype Sweden linkage group LG11, RoL_Styp_1.0, whole genome shotgun sequence contains the following:
- the ripor3 gene encoding RIPOR family member 3 isoform X11, with amino-acid sequence MSVKLRFDSPSDGKPIRRSRSFTGFGSLPGRRRPSSTWNSLGLNSVSERKTPRAPLSPRRGFGAVWSMQPEDVDHVFQALRKGLREHVQRHQTEMDFLSSRQQETKRNSRLAFQYDLDKEIRVQERLIRKLEFQISKVDELYENYCVQWRLCQGAVNMKRAFSLAPSTRESRESLLELGRSHRHSEQDMSAMEEELEVLLGELHVKMKGLIGFARLCPGDQYEVVLLLGRQRWRIRGRIQSDDIQSWDEEEMLFLPHVKHNFEIKVSEAKGLGWQLVGAVTCASAHFFVATPQLMLVDITQLGTIKLQLEVTWNPLDSGDKVGLMSSGRPSGWSRKTSVQSWTAPSTPSFSEKYFLSLIQEVQEGGGGASLPLRMIKSGQDRGVSLMSYLSHSSITSSLSQAKTPPSFRSSTPDILKDNQDNPAGGCEEAEDGQPNGETGLLTASLPKWQDIGEFPAPPVASAAAEPSGGEQRAQALQLGTLLKELERSLRPLRSCESPLRLLKQQIEHLNTILRNDLSLIRPSSWDDTLAVEEVLCSFDFLSHDDDSSCSSGMSCPRSPLPQDHRWGCEKEPPVAQLTCGHWGLDQALETHLDTCCILLEMLQRINFSLTCVDLLEDVSQQADVLNRIGCLLLEDKNGISTEDLLPEDQRSRDVLLLWAECVRDSDSSSPFCCHSDNFVNALRKQYSDKIKPNAEAKQPGLSERVFRTLLQQVQAACRVALWPPQPPSTADRVSVFQLSIYLRRCGIATLGKHVAHLAKEEYFLSALKGPKRRGMLTRMTSRGVARLLPLGCTLQAIAALLTDADRKVCRAAARCLRRASVCATFRARALVYFTESLRSTDVVIQLNSCLALQCLAATESVEHMVELRRCSNEDVQNAAKEAVLSFGKKGHAAFQKMEQLDLEMQEDFFQNLETEITFL
- the ripor3 gene encoding RIPOR family member 3 isoform X14 encodes the protein MSVKLRFDSPSDGKPIRRSRSFTGFGSLPGRRRPSSTWNSLGLNSVSERKTPRAPLSPRRGFGAVWSMQPEDVDHVFQALRKGLREHVQRHQTEMDFLSSRQQETKRNSRLAFQYDLDKEIRVQERLIRKLEFQISKVDELYENYCVQWRLCQGAVNMKRAFSLAPSTRESRESLLELGRSHRHSEQDMSAMEEELEVLLGELHVKMKGLIGFARLCPGDQYEVVLLLGRQRWRIRGRIQSDDIQSWDEEEMLFLPHVKHNFEIKVSEAKGLGWQLVGAVTCASAHFFVATPQLMLVDITQLGTIKLQLEVTWNPLDSGDKVGLMSSGRPSGWSRKTSVQSWTAPSTPSFSEKYFLSLIQEVQEGGGGASLPLRMIKSGQDRGVSLMSYLSHSSITSSLSQAKTPPSFRSSTPDILKDNQDNPAGGCEEAEDGQPNGDIGEFPAPPVASAAAEPSGGEQRAQALQLGTLLKELERSLRPLRSCESPLRLLKQQIEHLNTILRNDLSLIRPSSWDDTLAVEEVLCSFDFLSHDDDSSCSSGMSCPRSPLPQDHRWGCEKEPPVAQLTCGHWGLDQALETHLDTCCILLEMLQRINFSLTCVDLLEDVSQQADVLNRIGCLLLEDKNGISTEDLLPEDQRSRDVLLLWAECVRDSDSSSPFCCHSDNFVNALRKQYSDKIKPNAEAKQPGLSERVFRTLLQQVQAACRVALWPPQPPSTADRVSVFQLSIYLRRCGIATLGKHVAHLAKEEYFLSALKGPKRRGMLTRMTSRGVARLLPLGCTLQAIAALLTDADRKVCRAAARCLRRASVCATFRARALVYFTESLRSTDVVIQLNSCLALQCLAATESVEHMVELRRCSNEDVQNAAKEAVLSFGKKGHAAFQKMEQLDLEMQEDFFQNLETEITFL